The Micromonospora sp. WMMD961 genome has a segment encoding these proteins:
- a CDS encoding ABC transporter substrate-binding protein, with amino-acid sequence MRRTVGVAVASAAVVLVAGCGGGGPQSGGDEKLTGDKIVLGVLNDQSGAYSELSGKNSVAAVEMAIADFTAKYGDKAVTKNITVETADHQNKPDVANSKAQEMYDRKGVDLILDVPTSSAALKVADVAKEKKKLYFNIGAATTDLTGKSCNKYTFHYAYDTYMLANGTGKTTTEQIGKNWYILYPNYAFGQDMEKSFSTAITAAGGTVVGRDGAPFPNTSGDFSTFLLKAPNLNPKPDVLGTMQAGAELVNVVKQYNEFKLRDKGVGLAVGLMFLTDIHSLTPAALAGTTYTDAWYWNFDAKNREFADRFQQKAGTRPTFAHAANYSAALQYLEAVQAAGTDDADAVVKGLEGKTVEDVFLRNGKIRAEDHRVVHDAYLAQVKPQSEVTEPWDYVKVLKTIPAAEAFRAPSADCKL; translated from the coding sequence ATGCGCAGGACGGTGGGTGTGGCCGTGGCGTCAGCCGCGGTGGTGCTGGTCGCCGGTTGTGGCGGCGGTGGCCCCCAGTCGGGTGGCGACGAGAAGCTGACCGGCGACAAGATCGTGCTGGGCGTGCTCAACGACCAGTCCGGGGCGTACTCGGAGTTGTCCGGGAAGAACTCGGTGGCGGCGGTGGAGATGGCCATCGCCGACTTCACCGCGAAGTACGGCGACAAGGCGGTGACCAAGAACATCACAGTGGAGACCGCCGACCACCAGAACAAGCCGGACGTGGCCAACTCGAAGGCCCAGGAGATGTACGACCGCAAGGGCGTCGACCTGATCCTGGACGTGCCCACCTCGTCGGCGGCGCTGAAGGTCGCCGACGTGGCGAAGGAGAAGAAGAAGCTCTACTTCAACATCGGCGCGGCGACCACCGACCTGACCGGAAAGAGCTGCAACAAGTACACCTTCCACTACGCGTACGACACGTACATGCTGGCCAACGGCACCGGGAAGACCACCACCGAGCAGATCGGCAAGAACTGGTACATCCTCTACCCGAACTACGCCTTCGGTCAGGACATGGAGAAGAGCTTCTCCACCGCGATCACGGCGGCCGGCGGCACGGTGGTCGGCAGGGACGGCGCGCCGTTCCCGAACACCAGCGGCGACTTCTCCACCTTCCTGCTCAAGGCGCCGAACCTGAACCCGAAGCCGGACGTGCTGGGCACCATGCAGGCCGGCGCGGAACTGGTCAACGTGGTGAAGCAGTACAACGAGTTCAAGCTGCGCGACAAGGGCGTCGGCCTCGCGGTGGGGCTGATGTTCCTCACCGACATCCACTCGCTCACTCCGGCCGCGCTGGCCGGCACCACGTACACCGACGCCTGGTACTGGAACTTCGACGCCAAGAACCGGGAGTTCGCCGACCGGTTCCAGCAGAAGGCCGGCACCCGCCCGACGTTCGCGCACGCCGCCAACTACTCGGCCGCGTTGCAGTACCTGGAGGCGGTGCAGGCCGCCGGCACCGACGACGCGGACGCGGTGGTGAAGGGCCTGGAGGGCAAGACGGTCGAGGACGTCTTCCTGCGCAACGGCAAGATCCGCGCCGAGGACCACCGGGTGGTGCACGACGCGTACCTGGCGCAGGTGAAGCCGCAGTCCGAGGTCACCGAACCGTGGGACTACGTGAAGGTGCTCAAGACGATCCCGGCTGCGGAGGCGTTCCGCGCGCCCTCGGCGGACTGCAAGCTGTGA
- a CDS encoding branched-chain amino acid ABC transporter permease: MSGFAQNTFNGLVSGAFYALLALGLAVIFGMLRVVNFAHGAFYMLGAFGAYVLLTEAGVPFWAALVIMPVGLGLLGMALERAVIHRLTRLDPLYNFLLTFGLTLILQDLVKLRYGVQSSPYQTPSLLSGSVNFGIFDFPTYRVFILGFAVLLCVVVWWVLTRTRIGMVVRASTERPDLTRAFGIDVGRWVTPVFGFGIGLAGLAGVLAAPMRAVNPLMGADLIIVVFAVVVIGGLGSIFGSVAAGFGIGLVQAWGEAYLSAFPIVSQTIVFVVMAGVLLWRPAGLFGREEAPA, encoded by the coding sequence GTGAGCGGATTCGCGCAGAACACGTTCAACGGGTTGGTGAGCGGGGCGTTCTACGCCCTGCTCGCCCTCGGGCTCGCGGTCATCTTCGGCATGCTGCGGGTGGTCAACTTCGCGCACGGCGCGTTCTACATGCTCGGCGCGTTCGGGGCGTACGTGCTGCTCACCGAGGCGGGGGTGCCGTTCTGGGCGGCACTGGTGATCATGCCGGTGGGGCTGGGGCTGCTCGGCATGGCGCTGGAACGCGCGGTGATCCACCGGCTGACCAGGCTGGACCCGCTCTACAACTTCCTGCTCACCTTCGGGCTGACACTGATCCTGCAGGACCTGGTGAAGCTGCGCTACGGCGTGCAGTCCAGCCCGTACCAGACCCCGTCGCTGTTGAGCGGGTCGGTGAACTTCGGGATCTTCGACTTCCCGACGTACCGCGTGTTCATCCTCGGCTTCGCGGTGCTGCTCTGCGTCGTGGTGTGGTGGGTGCTGACCCGGACCCGGATCGGCATGGTGGTCCGGGCGTCCACCGAGCGACCCGATCTGACCCGCGCCTTCGGCATCGACGTCGGGCGTTGGGTGACGCCGGTCTTCGGCTTCGGGATCGGGCTGGCCGGCCTCGCCGGCGTGCTGGCCGCGCCGATGCGAGCGGTCAACCCGCTGATGGGGGCCGACCTGATCATCGTGGTGTTCGCGGTGGTGGTGATCGGTGGACTGGGCTCGATCTTCGGTTCGGTGGCCGCCGGCTTCGGCATCGGCCTGGTGCAGGCGTGGGGTGAGGCGTACCTGTCCGCCTTCCCCATCGTCTCCCAGACCATCGTCTTCGTGGTGATGGCCGGCGTACTGCTCTGGCGTCCGGCCGGCCTGTTCGGTCGTGAGGAGGCTCCCGCATGA
- a CDS encoding branched-chain amino acid ABC transporter permease encodes MTSTVDTPADASHPAPPSGLTAVARAPAWARYALLAVGLVVALWLPNGLYPAVAVDILCWALFAVAVDLLLGFTGLMSFGHAAFWGTSAYVTGLVAIHAGLPFPLAVLAGALAAAALAVPIGYLAVKRTGIYFAMVTLAFAQMVYYVANEWRSVTQGENGLQGVPRSFFGLDLTDDYYFYYAILPIVLLGLAAAWRIVHSPFGRVLVGIRDNPARARALGYPVHRYKLTAFVLSGFIAGLGGGLFAVGHRFVSLDVLHWTTSGKAVIVVVLGGIGTLWGGVLGAGIVVRLEDWLSFSGFEAIGLVTGGIFVLVVVLFRRGIWGSVAALVQRLAVRRR; translated from the coding sequence ATGACCAGCACCGTCGACACTCCCGCCGACGCGTCCCACCCGGCTCCGCCGTCCGGGCTGACCGCCGTGGCCCGGGCCCCCGCCTGGGCGCGGTACGCCCTGCTCGCCGTCGGGCTGGTCGTGGCCCTGTGGCTGCCCAACGGCCTCTACCCGGCGGTCGCGGTGGACATCCTCTGCTGGGCGTTGTTCGCCGTCGCGGTGGACCTGCTGCTCGGCTTCACCGGGCTGATGTCCTTCGGGCACGCCGCGTTCTGGGGCACCTCGGCGTACGTCACCGGGTTGGTGGCCATCCACGCGGGCCTGCCGTTTCCGCTGGCCGTGCTGGCCGGGGCGCTCGCCGCGGCGGCGCTGGCGGTGCCGATCGGCTACCTGGCGGTCAAGCGGACCGGCATCTACTTCGCCATGGTGACCCTGGCCTTCGCGCAGATGGTCTACTACGTCGCCAACGAGTGGCGGTCGGTGACGCAGGGTGAGAACGGGTTGCAGGGGGTGCCCCGTTCGTTCTTCGGCCTGGATCTGACCGACGACTACTACTTCTACTACGCGATCCTGCCGATCGTGCTGCTCGGGTTGGCCGCCGCCTGGCGGATCGTGCACTCGCCGTTCGGGCGGGTGTTGGTCGGCATCCGGGACAACCCGGCCCGGGCCCGGGCGCTGGGCTACCCGGTGCATCGCTACAAGCTCACCGCGTTCGTGCTCTCCGGCTTCATCGCCGGCCTCGGCGGTGGGCTCTTCGCGGTCGGCCACCGGTTCGTCTCGTTGGACGTGCTGCACTGGACCACCTCCGGCAAGGCCGTCATCGTGGTGGTGCTCGGCGGGATCGGCACCCTCTGGGGTGGGGTGCTCGGTGCCGGCATCGTGGTCCGGCTGGAGGACTGGCTGTCGTTCTCCGGCTTCGAGGCGATCGGGCTGGTGACCGGCGGCATCTTCGTCCTGGTGGTGGTGCTGTTCCGCCGGGGCATCTGGGGCAGCGTCGCCGCGCTGGTCCAGCGGCTGGCGGTTCGCCGCCGGTAA